The following proteins are encoded in a genomic region of Tigriopus californicus strain San Diego chromosome 6, Tcal_SD_v2.1, whole genome shotgun sequence:
- the LOC131882745 gene encoding DEAD-box helicase Dbp80-like, producing MSGTKDVDWAGAADAQEKSLIKQVGGLEVEDKTDEAASAAEQSLFQKIIRKGLIESTHDLEIQRKDPKSPLFSVKSFEALNLKPQLLKGVYAMGFNAPSKIQESALPTLLADPPQNMIAQSQSGTGKTAAFVLAMLSRVDQSKNYPQVLCLSPTYELALQTGEVALKMSQFATDLSLRYAVRGEEIARGSNITDHIIIGTPGKVLDWGLKFRFFDLKKIKVFVLDEADVMIATQGHQDQSIRIQKQLSRECQILLFSATYDSTVMDFAENIVPNPVIIQLRREEETVSNISQYWVQCETPELKYTSIANIYGVITVGQAIIFCHTRKTASWLAEKLTKDGHTCALLSGELSVGDRIGVLDRFRDGKEKILITTNVLSRGIDVEQVTIVINYDLPVDHTNGKADCETYLHRIGRTGRFGKRGLAINLVDGEKSMEVLHDIESHFGKPIVKLDTEDVSEIEKLQK from the exons ATGTCCGGTACGAAAGACGTAGATTGGGCTGGAGCGGCTGATGCCCAAGAAAAATCCCTGATCAAGCAAGTTGGGGGTCTAGAAGTGGAAGACAAAACGGATGAGGCAGCCTCTGCGGCCGAGCAATCgctttttcaaaagattatTCGAAAAGGGCTGATCGAGTCTACCCATGATCTCGAGATACAACGTAAAGATCCCAAATCGCCCTTGTTCTCGGTGAAGTCGTTCGAGGCCCTCAATTTGAAGCCGCAATTGCTCAAAGGGGTTTACGCCATGGGATTCAATGCACCCAGTAAGATTCAAGAATCTGCCCTTCCTACGCTCCTAGCAGATCCGCCTCAAAACATGATAGCCCAATCACAATCGGGGACCGGAAAGACGGCTGCTTTCGTTTTGGCAATGCTGAGTCGTGTAGACCAATCCAAGAATTATCCACAG GTTCTTTGCCTCTCGCCCACCTATGAACTGGCCCTGCAAACCGGCGAAgttgcattgaaaatgtccCAATTCGCCACGGATTTGTCTCTTCGATATGCTGTCCGAGGCGAGGAAATTGCCCGCGGAAGTAACATTACGGATCACATCATCATTGGGACCCCAGGAAAG GTTTTGGACTGGGGATTGAAATTCCGCTTCTTCGACCTAAAGAAAATCAAGGTCTTCGTCTTGGACGAAGCGGATGTTATGATTGCGACTCAAGGCCACCAAGATCAATCCATTCGAATTCAAAAGCAACTCTCTCGAGAGTGTCAAATCCTACTCTTCTCGGCCACTTATGATTCGACAGTCATGGATTTCGCCGAGAATATCGTTCCCAATCCAGTA ATTATCCAACTCCGGCGCGAAGAAGAGACCGTTTCCAATATTAGTCAGTACTGGGTTCAGTGCGAGACGCCAGAATTAAAATACACGTCCATTGCTAACATTTACGGCGTCATCACGGTTGGACAAGCCATCATCTTCTGTCATACCCGCAAGACTGCCTCATGGTTGGCCGAGAAGCTCACCAAAGACGGCCACACCTGTGCCTTGCTCTCCGGAGAATTGAGCGTTGGAGACAGAATTGGG GTTCTAGACCGTTTCCGAGATGGCAAAGAGAAGATCCTCATCACCACCAATGTTCTATCTCGTGGAATTGACGTGGAGCAAGTGACCATCGTTATCAATTATGACCTGCCCGTAGATCATACCAACGGTAAAGCCGATTGTGAAACCTACCTTCACCGAATCGGACGAACGGGTCGTTTTGGAAAACGAGGCTTGGCCATCAATCTTGTGGATGGCGAGAAGTCTATGGAAGTTCTCCACGATATCGAAAGTCATTTTGGCAAGCCCATCGTGAAACTGGACACCGAGGATGTGTCCGAGATTGAAAAGCTACAAAAGTAA
- the LOC131882744 gene encoding hepatic sodium/bile acid cotransporter-like: MDTVFVRKWPLMEVVMGVLLLLGSLGPSEAFNVNDWRLDVLPLTLRGEELVQEELALSIQCVAEEGEEACQNLDQSHVNVHFEVDSKYFQFWIQEFSNYNYDEASDIWLESGYVPMELGSERNNTIRLRSAMLGIYALKFYYEDVDGEKQYFQASVPNEVDGTDISIARLVMARDSEKYMQYLNFFFTAILFVALFFMGIEIDINIVKQVLKKPIGPAIGFVSQFIFMPVAAYLVGRWILTQDYERLGLLILGSSPGGANSNFWTAMWGGDVNLSCTMTFISTLASFGMTSLWVFLLGAQYTAKDITMPYHMIAISLFSFIIPVGAGSLVKCKYGEKAVRVKNYAAKPFFALCLVVMPVVASFSNQYYFYLVTWRHLVAGLLVGTIGYVTGAGLAAICRQGRPQIIAISLETAIQNGGIAFVVLTMTFPSPYSEIGLFPVISFFFCSTGPILFVVFGIYELYRCATGQPTAWSEWRAGVKFRAVPAEDAEQAKTGKDPEFTLATDDDSNPIVKNLAGTLTFKPDTSR, translated from the exons ATGGACACAGTATTTGTTCGGAAATGGCCCCTGATGGAAGTGGTGATGGGCGTGCTACTCCTTCTAGGCTCACTTGGTCCGTCAGAGgctttcaatgtcaatgattGGCGACTTGATGTGCTTCCACTCACGTTAAGAGGTGAGGAACTAGTCCAAGAAGAGCTGGCTTTGTCCATTCAATGTGTTGCCGAGGAGGGAGAGGAAGCCTGCCAaaatttggatcaaagccATGTCAACGTCCATTTTGAGGTGGATTCCAAGTACTTTCAATTCTGGATCCAAGAGTTTTCCAACTACAATTATGACGAGGCAAGTGATATATGGCTGGAAAGTGGGTATGTTCCGATGGAACTGGGATCGGAGCGGAACAATACCATTCGATTACGATCGGCAATGCTGG GTATCTATGCCCTCAAATTCTATTATGAGGACGTCGATGGGGAAAAACAATACTTCCAGGCAAGTGTTCCCAACGAAGTGGATGGAACAGACATTTCAATAGCGCGTCTGGTGATGGCTCGAGACTCGGAGAAGTACATGCAATATCTCAACTTCTTTTTTACTGCCATCCTTTTTGTGGCACTCTTCTTCATGGGCATTGAAATCGATATCAACATCGTGAAACAAGTGCTCAAGAAACCCATTGGACCCGCCATCGGCTTCGTGTCTCAGTTCATCTTTATGCCCGTGGCTGCCTATCTCGTGGGACGATGGATCCTCACCCAGGACTATGAACGTTTGGGCTTGCTGATTCTCGGCTCGTCGCCAGGGGGCGCCAACTCGAATTTCTGGACGGCCATGTGGGGCGGCGATGTGAATCTATCTTGTACCATGACCTTCATCAGCACCCTGGCTAGTTTTGGGATGACTTCCCTGTGGGTGTTCCTATTGGGCGCCCAATACACGGCTAAGGATATCACCATGCCGTATCATATGATTGCCATCTCACTATTCTCATTCATCATTCCTGTGGGGGCGGGCAGTCTGGTGAAGTGCAAATATGGAGAGAAGGCCGTGCGAGTCAAGAACTACGCGGCCAAGCCTTTCTTCGCCTTGTGCCTCGTGGTGATGCCGGTGGTCGCTTCCTTTAGTAACCAGTACTACTTCTACTTGGTAACGTGGCGGCATCTCGTGGCGGGATTATTGGTGGGTACCATTGGTTACGTGACGGGCGCCGGACTAGCCGCAATCTGCCGACAAGGGCGCCCTCAGATCATCGCCATATCTCTGGAGACTGCCATTCAAAATGGGGGGATTGCTTTCGTGGTGCTAACCATGACCTTCCCCAGTCCTTACAGTGAAATTGGACTGTTCCCCGTGATctcattctttttctgttcGACGGGTCCAATCTTGTTTGTGGTGTTTGGAATCTACGAGCTCTATCGATGCGCCACTGGCCAGCCCACGGCCTGGAGCGAATGGCGAGCAGGGGTTAAATTCAGGGCAGTGCCTGCTGAAGACGCAGAACAAGCCAAGACTGGCAAGGACCCTGAATTCACTCTAGCCACAGACGACGACTCCAATCCAATTGTGAAGAACTTGGCTGGAACTTTGACGTTCAAACCAGACACTAGCCGATGA
- the LOC131882743 gene encoding ATP-dependent RNA helicase DHX8-like: MTSVSSELDQLEHLSLVSKICTELDNHYSLNDKDLAEFIIHLARENPKSVDFKRALSACDADFADSFMDNLLRIINHMQQKAHPPDPQRNLDQWSQSWPCLALPNQTTQDQPSKGDSGPPAPPEDEMMAMLEAMAPSQRPPERADSPTSTGRGERTRRGQESRSKRTKERRRSRSRSKSRSPSRKRDRDRDRDRRRHRRTSRSRSRSRSRSRSRSRSRSRSRERSSRNRDRSDRSQTRRKALEATTFHEAPQVQKVYSGRVQNITNFGCFVSLEGFRQKVEGLVHISQLRREGRVNAVDEVVSRGQSVWVKVLTITGSKMSLTMKEVDQQSGRDLEPAPTADVNEREADFALRNPERPSGGRMGLADVLGRHMPDEEAGSSHKKKVRMSSPERWEIKQLIAANVIDKSELPEFDEETGLLPKVDSDEEDVEIEMVEDEAPFLKGHGRMVNDLSPVRIVKNPDGSLAQAAMMQGALSKERREQKMAERQAAESETQTGSNSKDWQDPMAVKLNQNTSAFSMESDYKMGGPGGDLPEWKKHIISGAKGSFGKKTSMTIMEQRKSLPIYKLKDELIKAINENQILIVVGETGSGKTTQLTQYIAEAGFAARGKIGCTQPRRVAAMSVAKRVAEEFGCLLGQEVGYTIRFEDCTTNETMIKYMTDGMLLREALIDPEMKNYSCIMLDEAHERTISTDVLFGLLKASVKSRPELKLIVTSATLDAVKFSEYFFEAPIFTIPGRTFPVEILYTREPETDYLDASLITIMQIHLNEPQGDVLLFLTGQEEIDTACEVLFERMKSLGPEVPELIILPVYAALPSEMQSRIFDPAPPGARKVIIATNIAETSLTIDGIYYVVDPGFVKQKVYNSKTGMDALVVTPISQAQAKQRAGRAGRTGPGKTYRLYTERAYRDEMLATPVPEIQRTNLAATVLQLKAMGINDLLHFDFMDAPPVEAMIHALELLHTLSALDDEGLLTRLGRRMAEFPLEPNLSKMLIMSVTLHCSDEILTIVSMLCVDNVFYRPKEKQAVADQKKAKFNQAEGDHLTLLAVYNSWKNNKFSSAWCYENFIQMRNLKRAQDVRKQLLGIMDRHKLDVVSCAKSTARVQKAICSGFFRNAAKKDPQEGYRTLVDSQIVAIHPSSALFHRQPEWLIYHEVVQTTKEYMRNCTAIDPKWLVEFAPAFFRFSDPTRLSNFKKNQRIEPLHNKYEENKDAWRISRTRKRRN; the protein is encoded by the coding sequence ATGACGTCCGTGTCGTCGGAGTTGGACCAGTTGGAGCACTTGTCGCTCGTGTCCAAGATCTGCACTGAGTTGGACAATCACTACTCGCTGAATGACAAGGACCTGGCCGAGTTCATTATCCATCTGGCGCGCGAAAACCCCAAGAGCGTCGACTTCAAGCGCGCCTTGAGCGCCTGCGATGCCGACTTCGCCGACTCCTTCATGGACAACCTGCTCCGGATCATTAACCACATGCAGCAAAAGGCCCACCCGCCGGATCCGCAACGCAACCTCGATCAGTGGTCTCAATCCTGGCCTTGTTTGGCCTTGCCCAATCAAACCACGCAGGACCAGCCATCGAAAGGTGATTCAGGCCCCCCGGCCCCGCCAGAGGATGAAATGATGGCCATGCTCGAGGCCATGGCCCCGTCACAACGTCCACCTGAACGGGCCGATTCGCCCACTTCCACGGGCAGGGGTGAGCGGACCCGTCGGGGCCAGGAATCCCGCTCCAAACGCACTAAAGAGCGTCGACGATCCCGGTCCCGCTCCAAGTCTCGCTCGCCGTCCCGGAAACGGGATCGAGACCGAGATCGAGATCGACGTCGTCATCGCCGCACCAGTCGCTCTCGCTCCCGCTCTCGCTCCCGCTCTCGCTCCCGCTCTCGCTCCCGCTCTCGCTCTCGCGAACGATCGTCCCGAAATCGAGACCGGAGTGACCGGAGCCAGACCCGTCGGAAAGCGCTCGAGGCTACCACGTTTCACGAGGCTCCGCAAGTGCAAAAAGTCTATAGTGGACGGGTGCAAAATATCACCAATTTTGGGTGTTTCGTCTCCTTGGAAGGCTTCCGGCAGAAAGTCGAAGGCTTGGTGCACATATCTCAGTTACGGCGGGAAGGCCGCGTGAACGCCGTGGATGAGGTAGTGAGTCGGGGTCAAAGCGTGTGGGTCAAGGTGCTCACCATTACGGGGTCCAAGATGTCCCTCACCATGAAGGAGGTCGATCAGCAGTCGGGCCGTGATCTAGAGCCGGCCCCCACGGCCGACGTGAATGAACGCGAGGCGGACTTTGCGCTTCGCAATCCCGAGCGGCCCTCGGGGGGACGCATGGGCCTGGCCGATGTGTTGGGCCGCCATATGCCGGACGAGGAAGCCGGCTCGAGTCACAAGAAGAAAGTGCGCATGAGTTCGCCTGAGCGATGGGAGATCAAGCAACTGATCGCGGCCAACGTCATCGACAAATCCGAGTTGCCCGAATTTGACGAAGAGACCGGTCTCTTGCCCAAGGTCGATTCGGACGAGGAGGATGTGGAAATCGAGATGGTCGAAGACGAGGCGCCCTTCCTCAAAGGCCACGGGCGTATGGTCAATGACTTGAGTCCGGTGCGGATCGTCAAGAACCCCGATGGCTCGCTGGCCCAAGCTGCCATGATGCAGGGGGCTCTTTCCAAAGAAAGACGCGAACAGAAAATGGCCGAGCGGCAAGCCGCCGAGAGTGAGACGCAAACGGGGTCCAATTCTAAAGACTGGCAGGATCCCATGGCGGTCAAGCTCAATCAGAACACGTCGGCCTTTAGCATGGAGTCCGATTATAAGATGGGGGGACCGGGTGGAGATTTGCCGGAATGGAAGAAACACATCATTAGTGGCGCCAAAGGCTCCTTCGGCAAGAAGACCAGTATGACTATCATGGAACAACGGAAATCGCTCCCTATATACAAACTAAAAGACGAACTCATCAAGGCCATCAACGAGAACCAAATCCTCATTGTAGTGGGCGAGACCGGGTCTGGGAAGACCACGCAACTTACACAGTACATTGCCGAAGCGGGATTTGCCGCCCGAGGCAAAATTGGTTGCACCCAGCCGCGGCGTGTGGCTGCCATGTCCGTGGCTAAGCGAGTCGCCGAAGAATTTGGATGTCTTCTCGGTCAAGAAGTGGGCTACACGATTCGTTTCGAAGATTGCACCACCAACGAGACCATGATCAAGTACATGACGGACGGCATGTTGCTACGAGAGGCTCTCATCGACCCCGAAATGAAGAACTACTCCTGTATTATGCTGGACGAGGCTCACGAGCGAACCATCTCGACCGACGTACTCTTCGGTCTATTGAAAGCGTCCGTCAAATCTCGACCCGAACTGAAGCTCATCGTGACATCAGCTACTTTGGATGCGGTCAAGTTCTCGGAGTATTTCTTTGAGGCGCCCATTTTTACCATTCCTGGTCGAACATTCCCCGTCGAGATTCTGTACACGCGTGAACCCGAGACCGATTATCTGGACGCCTCACTTATCACCATTATGCAAATCCATTTGAACGAACCGCAAGGGGACGTTTTGCTGTTTCTCACGGGTCAAGAGGAGATCGACACTGCGTGTGAGGTTCTGTTCGAGCGGATGAAATCCCTTGGGCCTGAGGTGCCCGAACTGATCATCTTACCCGTTTATGCTGCTTTGCCAAGCGAGATGCAGTCCAGAATTTTTGATCCCGCTCCACCCGGGGCTCGGAAAGTCATCATCGCTACGAATATCGCGGAGACATCCCTGACAATTGATGGGATTTACTACGTAGTTGATCCCGGTTTTGTCAAGCAAAAAGTATACAACTCAAAAACGGGCATGGACGCCCTGGTGGTTACGCCCATTTCCCAAGCTCAAGCCAAACAACGCGCTGGTCGAGCCGGAAGAACAGGTCCTGGAAAAACCTATCGATTGTACACGGAGAGAGCCTATCGCGACGAAATGCTGGCCACTCCGGTGCCCGAAATCCAGCGAACTAATCTGGCGGCCACGGTATTACAACTGAAGGCCATGGGTATCAACGATTTGCTCCACTTTGACTTCATGGACGCTCCTCCGGTAGAAGCCATGATCCACGCCCTCGAACTGCTCCACACGCTCAGTGCTTTGGATGACGAGGGTCTCCTGACACGTTTAGGTCGCCGTATGGCCGAGTTTCCTCTGGAGCCCAATCTGTCGAAAATGTTGATTATGTCGGTGACCTTACATTGCTCGGACGAGATCCTCACCATTGTATCGATGCTCTGCGTAGATAACGTGTTCTACCGCCCCAAAGAAAAGCAAGCAGTGGCCGATCAGAAGAAGGCCAAGTTCAATCAAGCTGAAGGCGACCATCTCACTCTCTTGGCTGTGTACAACTCGTGGAAGAACAATAAATTCTCCAGTGCTTGGTGTTACGAGAACTTTATCCAGATGCGCAACCTCAAGAGGGCTCAAGACGTCAGGAAGCAGCTCCTGGGCATTATGGATCGCCATAAGCTGGATGTGGTGTCGTGCGCCAAGAGCACCGCTCGAGTTCAAAAGGCCATTTGTTCGGGGTTCTTCCGCAATGCGGCCAAGAAGGATCCGCAGGAAGGATATCGAACTTTAGTGGACTCGCAGATCGTGGCCATTCATCCCTCATCGGCTCTGTTTCACCGACAGCCCGAATGGCTCATCTATCACGAAGTGGTTCAGACCACCAAGGAATACATGCGCAATTGTACGGCCATCGACCCAAAATGGCTCGTCGAGTTCGCCCCGGCTTTCTTCAGGTTCTCGGATCCCACGCGACTTTCTAATTTCAAGAAGAATCAACGCATCGAACCCCTTCACAACAAGTACGAGGAAAACAAAGATGCCTGGAGAATTTCTCGAACCCGGAAACGACGCAATTAG